The following are encoded in a window of Roseimaritima ulvae genomic DNA:
- a CDS encoding ABC transporter permease yields MRTLDRKLWRELQETKMQVAAITLVIASGVAVFVMSLSTLGFLTETRDAYYDRYRFADLFAGVQRAPQPLEDRIAAIPGIAVTQTRVVSQVTLDVPGLLEPAVGQLVSLPDDGVPKLNAVYLRRGRMPEPERAGEVLVSDSFFEANQLQLGDSIDAVLNGRLQALTIVGVALSPEYVLQVRSGELLPDNRRFGIFWMPRLQMESVFDMDGAFNDVSVRLLRGANEKQVIDQLDALLKPYGGVGAVGRDQQISARFLDDEITQLRATGLIAPTIFMGVAAFLLNIVLSRRIAMQRVVIAGLKAFGYTNLEIGWHYLKTSLLIAVLGTVLGAAGGSWMGSGLARMYSQFYRFPTFVYQADYRTILLALGISLLAAVVGSLRAVSSAVRLPPAEAMRPAAPAIYRRSILESLGLEPWIPLPLRMILRSLQRRPVAAGLSSLGIAFSVSVMVMSGFTNDALDYLVEFEFETAQRQDIQVSLYEVTSPAARHDLRHLPGVQAVEVFRAVPVNLRFQHREYRTSILGLPPRRDLYRLLNADGQPIRLPPTGMVLNDKLAEILHVQAGQTVTVEVLEGEEPVRHVQVTGLAAQFSGANAYMERQQLNQLMRESDVFNGAYLAVDSDALPPLYQELKRTPQIASVTIKDATIRAFRETIATNQTTMLSFTIFFAGVIAIGVVYNTARLSLDERSRELATLRVIGFTRREVSTILLGELAVLTIVAVPLGWLIGYGFCAAMTMGFETEMFRIPLVIQSATYARAGIVVAIAAAISGLIVRRRLDHLDLVEVLKSNE; encoded by the coding sequence ATGCGGACACTGGACCGAAAACTATGGCGCGAGCTGCAAGAGACCAAGATGCAGGTCGCTGCCATCACGCTGGTGATCGCTTCGGGCGTGGCCGTGTTTGTAATGTCGCTCAGCACACTAGGCTTCCTGACCGAAACCCGTGATGCCTATTACGATCGCTACCGATTTGCCGACCTGTTCGCCGGGGTGCAGCGAGCCCCGCAACCGCTGGAAGATCGCATCGCCGCAATTCCCGGGATCGCCGTCACTCAAACCCGCGTGGTTTCTCAAGTCACGCTGGACGTGCCCGGCTTGCTCGAACCGGCGGTCGGCCAACTGGTGTCGCTGCCCGATGACGGCGTGCCGAAACTGAATGCCGTGTATTTGCGGCGCGGCAGGATGCCCGAACCGGAGCGTGCCGGTGAGGTGTTGGTCAGCGATTCGTTCTTCGAAGCCAATCAATTGCAGCTGGGCGATTCCATCGACGCGGTTCTGAACGGTCGTCTGCAAGCTCTGACGATTGTGGGAGTCGCCCTGTCTCCGGAATATGTCCTGCAAGTCCGCTCCGGTGAACTCTTGCCGGACAATCGACGCTTTGGCATTTTCTGGATGCCACGGCTGCAGATGGAATCGGTTTTCGATATGGATGGAGCATTTAACGATGTCTCGGTGCGTCTGCTCCGCGGGGCCAATGAGAAACAGGTCATCGACCAACTCGACGCCCTGCTGAAACCTTACGGCGGCGTCGGTGCGGTAGGCCGTGACCAACAGATATCGGCGCGTTTTCTGGACGACGAAATCACTCAGTTGCGAGCGACCGGTTTAATCGCCCCCACGATCTTCATGGGCGTGGCGGCCTTCCTACTGAATATCGTGTTGTCGCGACGGATTGCCATGCAGCGAGTGGTGATCGCCGGATTAAAAGCGTTTGGCTATACAAATCTCGAAATCGGTTGGCACTACTTGAAAACGTCTCTGTTGATCGCCGTGCTGGGTACCGTTCTGGGAGCCGCAGGCGGCAGTTGGATGGGCAGCGGCTTGGCTCGCATGTATTCGCAGTTCTATCGGTTTCCGACGTTCGTGTACCAAGCCGATTACCGCACGATCTTGCTGGCCTTGGGGATCAGCCTGTTGGCGGCCGTGGTCGGTTCGCTGCGGGCCGTCAGCAGCGCCGTGCGTTTACCACCGGCCGAAGCCATGCGACCTGCCGCTCCGGCCATCTATCGCCGCTCGATATTGGAATCACTGGGGCTGGAACCGTGGATCCCGCTGCCCCTGCGGATGATCCTCCGCAGTCTGCAACGACGCCCGGTAGCCGCCGGACTGTCTTCCCTGGGAATCGCGTTTTCGGTTTCGGTGATGGTGATGAGCGGATTTACCAACGATGCGTTGGACTACCTGGTCGAATTCGAATTCGAAACCGCGCAGCGACAAGACATTCAGGTCAGCTTATACGAGGTCACGTCTCCGGCGGCCCGTCACGATCTGCGGCACCTGCCGGGCGTCCAAGCCGTGGAAGTATTTCGCGCCGTGCCGGTCAATCTACGGTTTCAACATCGCGAGTACCGCACCAGTATCCTGGGTCTACCGCCGCGACGTGATCTGTACCGTCTGTTGAACGCCGATGGTCAACCCATCCGCTTGCCGCCCACAGGCATGGTCCTGAACGACAAATTGGCCGAAATCCTGCACGTGCAGGCCGGCCAGACGGTGACGGTCGAAGTGCTGGAAGGCGAAGAACCCGTCCGCCACGTTCAGGTGACCGGTTTGGCTGCCCAATTCTCCGGTGCAAACGCTTATATGGAACGCCAACAGCTGAATCAATTGATGCGTGAATCCGACGTCTTCAACGGAGCCTATTTGGCGGTCGACAGCGACGCTCTGCCGCCGCTGTATCAAGAACTCAAACGCACTCCCCAGATCGCCTCCGTAACGATTAAAGACGCCACGATCCGAGCTTTCCGCGAGACGATTGCCACCAACCAAACGACGATGCTGTCGTTTACGATATTCTTTGCCGGCGTGATCGCTATTGGGGTGGTCTACAACACCGCGCGGCTGTCGCTGGACGAACGCAGTCGCGAGCTGGCCACCCTGCGCGTGATCGGCTTTACCCGCCGCGAAGTTTCCACGATTCTGTTGGGCGAATTGGCCGTGCTGACCATCGTGGCAGTGCCTCTGGGGTGGCTGATCGGTTATGGTTTCTGTGCCGCCATGACGATGGGTTTCGAAACGGAAATGTTCCGCATCCCCCTGGTCATTCAATCGGCCACCTACGCCCGGGCCGGGATCGTGGTCGCCATCGCCGCGGCGATCAGCGGCTTGATTGTGCGTCGTCGCTTGGATCACCTGGATCTGGTCGAAGTCTTAAAGAGCAACGAGTAA
- a CDS encoding efflux RND transporter periplasmic adaptor subunit, with translation MAKHQIRNLVYWLLAVVVVGVVVVLAVKPRPVLVDIAVAARGAMDVRIEEDGKTRIRERYMVSSPLTGRLLRVTWDVGDAVVGGETILARLEPTDPDLLDPRTIAQARARVRAAERKLEATKAALAKAEAAADFAEVEMGRARQLRRTNAASISEFEEKELAFRQRSEDARAAGFNVDIAEYELELQRAALLLSDPDQTDDGDMELSIRAPIDGRVLRIYQESTAVVAAGVALMELGDPTDLEVVADFLSRDAVRISAGDRVIMRHWGGLRPLEGRVRLVEPSGFTKVSALGVEEQRVNVIIDLVDPSEQRAELGDGFRVDCEVVVWEDTDVLQIPTSALFRVDGNWHVFAIEANTARLRPVEIDHNNGTVAEIIEGLEEGAQVIPHPSDTIEDGVLVEQR, from the coding sequence ATGGCAAAACATCAAATTCGAAACCTTGTCTACTGGTTGCTGGCCGTCGTTGTCGTCGGCGTGGTCGTGGTGTTGGCCGTGAAGCCGCGTCCGGTGTTGGTGGATATCGCCGTGGCTGCTCGCGGAGCGATGGATGTGCGGATCGAAGAGGACGGCAAGACGCGGATCCGCGAACGCTATATGGTTTCCAGCCCGCTGACCGGACGTTTGCTGCGCGTCACCTGGGATGTCGGCGACGCAGTGGTCGGCGGCGAGACGATTCTGGCGCGGTTGGAACCCACAGACCCGGACCTGCTGGACCCGCGGACGATTGCTCAGGCTCGCGCTCGCGTGCGAGCCGCCGAACGCAAACTGGAAGCCACCAAAGCGGCGCTTGCCAAAGCGGAAGCGGCGGCGGATTTCGCCGAAGTTGAAATGGGACGGGCGCGACAACTGCGCCGCACCAATGCCGCTTCGATCAGCGAATTCGAAGAAAAGGAGTTAGCCTTTCGCCAACGCAGCGAAGACGCCCGCGCCGCCGGTTTCAACGTCGACATCGCCGAATACGAATTGGAACTGCAGCGGGCCGCGCTGCTGCTGAGCGACCCGGACCAGACCGATGACGGGGACATGGAACTATCGATTCGCGCTCCAATCGATGGCCGTGTGCTGAGGATCTATCAGGAGAGCACGGCGGTGGTGGCGGCCGGAGTCGCATTGATGGAGCTGGGCGACCCCACGGACTTGGAAGTGGTGGCCGACTTTTTATCCCGTGACGCGGTGCGGATCTCCGCCGGTGATCGCGTGATCATGCGGCACTGGGGCGGCCTCAGACCACTGGAAGGTCGAGTCCGTTTGGTGGAACCGTCCGGATTCACCAAGGTTTCGGCATTGGGCGTCGAAGAACAACGCGTCAACGTGATCATCGATCTGGTCGATCCGTCCGAGCAACGCGCGGAGCTGGGCGATGGTTTTCGCGTCGATTGTGAAGTCGTCGTTTGGGAGGATACCGACGTATTGCAAATCCCCACCAGCGCGCTGTTTCGTGTCGATGGCAACTGGCATGTGTTCGCCATCGAAGCCAACACGGCGCGGCTGCGTCCGGTCGAAATCGACCACAACAACGGCACCGTCGCCGAAATTATCGAAGGGCTAGAGGAAGGAGCCCAAGTCATCCCCCACCCCAGCGACACCATCGAAGACGGCGTGCTGGTCGAACAGCGGTGA
- a CDS encoding PQQ-dependent sugar dehydrogenase — protein sequence MSFLKSVCSGAAAFAMASIVFAPTSATAQTAVNELSEAEKRSGWELLFDGESADAWRNYQKDSLSDGWQVVDGALVRAKKGAGDIVSKQSFDAFELLLDYKISPEGNSGLMFHVTEDNPRPWHSGPEIQIQDNVDGHDPQKAGWLYQLYRPAASRTAQDQTPLDATRPAGQWNQIYLRIAPQGCEVCLNGVRYYTFKIGSKDWKQKVAASKFAKYEQFGKAGKGHICLQDHGDRVAYRNIKVRRIAEDGSVPQPIDGKLGLKPELAFPNLQWEQREAVNDAGKLQRLRIIELTYPQDGSNRLFAASQHGEIWSFDNDPKVEKSHLVIDLRSQVAAWDNPGANEQGLLGLAMHPEFKSNQKFYVYYSDAEQDRSLVSEFTMSKDDPNKADPKSERVLMEIAQPYKNHNGGSIEFGPDGYLYIGLGDGGFRNDPEASGQDRSKLLGSILRIDVDQTEGDKPYGIPSDNPFVGNADARAEIYAYGIRNPWRLAFDRETGDLWMGDVGQELWEEINVIRKGGNYGWSRREGTNSFGNRADVAGVSDPIDPVWQYDHRIGRSVTGGRVYRSQRLPQLNGKYLYADYVTGVVWALSFDDETKQVTRNEQVIPEGVQVLAFGEDANGEIYYCTESTRGDCIYRFAK from the coding sequence ATGAGTTTTCTGAAATCTGTTTGTAGTGGGGCCGCTGCTTTTGCGATGGCCTCGATCGTGTTCGCGCCGACTTCGGCAACCGCCCAGACCGCCGTCAACGAACTCAGCGAAGCTGAAAAACGCAGCGGCTGGGAATTATTGTTCGACGGTGAATCCGCCGATGCTTGGCGAAACTACCAAAAAGACTCGCTCAGCGATGGCTGGCAGGTCGTCGATGGAGCTCTGGTTCGGGCCAAAAAGGGCGCCGGCGATATTGTCAGCAAACAGAGCTTCGACGCCTTCGAGTTATTGTTGGACTACAAAATCAGTCCCGAAGGCAATAGCGGGCTGATGTTCCACGTCACCGAAGATAATCCTCGCCCCTGGCACAGCGGTCCGGAAATTCAGATTCAGGATAACGTCGACGGTCACGATCCGCAGAAAGCCGGTTGGCTGTATCAACTGTATCGGCCCGCCGCTTCCCGGACCGCCCAAGACCAAACACCGCTCGATGCAACTCGGCCCGCGGGACAATGGAATCAGATCTATCTGCGGATCGCTCCGCAGGGTTGCGAAGTCTGTTTGAACGGCGTCCGCTACTACACCTTCAAGATCGGCAGCAAAGATTGGAAGCAAAAGGTCGCGGCCAGCAAGTTCGCCAAATACGAACAATTCGGGAAAGCTGGCAAGGGGCACATCTGTTTGCAAGACCACGGCGATCGTGTGGCGTATCGAAACATCAAGGTCCGCCGCATCGCTGAAGACGGCAGCGTGCCCCAGCCCATCGATGGCAAATTGGGCTTGAAGCCGGAGTTGGCCTTCCCGAATTTGCAGTGGGAACAACGTGAAGCCGTCAATGACGCCGGCAAGCTGCAGCGGTTGCGGATCATCGAATTGACTTATCCCCAAGACGGCAGCAATCGCTTGTTCGCCGCTTCGCAACATGGCGAAATCTGGAGCTTCGACAATGATCCCAAGGTCGAGAAGTCACACTTGGTGATCGATCTGCGTTCCCAAGTCGCCGCCTGGGACAACCCCGGCGCCAACGAACAAGGATTGTTGGGGTTGGCCATGCACCCCGAATTCAAGTCGAACCAAAAGTTCTATGTCTATTACTCGGACGCTGAGCAAGATCGTTCTCTGGTCAGTGAATTCACGATGTCCAAGGACGATCCCAATAAGGCCGATCCCAAGTCCGAACGCGTGCTGATGGAAATCGCTCAGCCCTACAAGAATCACAACGGCGGTAGCATCGAGTTTGGTCCGGACGGCTATCTGTACATCGGACTGGGCGATGGGGGATTTCGCAATGATCCGGAAGCTTCCGGGCAAGACCGTTCGAAGTTGTTGGGTTCGATCCTGCGGATCGATGTCGACCAGACCGAAGGCGACAAGCCCTACGGCATTCCCAGCGACAATCCGTTTGTCGGTAACGCAGATGCTCGTGCGGAGATCTACGCATATGGAATCCGCAATCCTTGGCGACTGGCCTTCGACCGGGAAACAGGCGACCTTTGGATGGGAGACGTCGGCCAAGAATTATGGGAGGAGATCAACGTGATTCGTAAAGGCGGCAACTACGGCTGGAGCCGGCGTGAAGGCACGAACAGCTTTGGCAACCGCGCGGACGTGGCCGGAGTCAGCGATCCCATCGATCCGGTCTGGCAATACGATCACCGCATCGGTCGTTCGGTCACCGGCGGCCGTGTGTATCGCAGCCAGCGTCTGCCGCAGCTCAATGGCAAATACCTGTATGCGGACTACGTGACCGGCGTCGTATGGGCGTTGTCCTTCGATGACGAAACCAAGCAGGTCACGCGCAACGAGCAGGTTATCCCCGAAGGCGTACAGGTCTTAGCGTTCGGAGAAGACGCCAACGGAGAGATCTACTACTGCACCGAAAGCACTCGCGGCGACTGTATCTACCGCTTCGCGAAGTAG
- a CDS encoding SDR family NAD(P)-dependent oxidoreductase has protein sequence MSQKQYVVIGGSHGIGLGIVQRLLAGGAAVTVFSRTADQLADLLGVVHRPIDVTRDDLDPASLPDTIDGLAYCPGSINLTPLRSLKAAAMVDDFQLNAVGAVKCLQASLEAMKAAETSSMVMFSTVAVGQGLPMHASVAAAKGAVEGLTRSLAAELAPQIRVNCVAPALTDTPLAERFLSSESKREAMAARHPLKRIGEVDDIAAMAEFLMSEQAGWITGQVIGVDGGMSRLRP, from the coding sequence ATGAGTCAGAAACAATATGTCGTCATCGGTGGCAGCCACGGCATCGGGTTGGGCATCGTCCAGCGGTTGCTGGCGGGCGGCGCGGCCGTGACCGTGTTTTCCCGGACTGCGGATCAGCTGGCCGACCTGTTGGGCGTGGTCCATCGACCGATCGATGTCACTCGGGATGATCTCGACCCAGCCTCATTGCCCGACACCATCGATGGGCTGGCTTATTGTCCCGGGTCGATCAATCTGACGCCGCTGAGGAGTCTGAAAGCGGCGGCCATGGTGGACGATTTCCAACTCAATGCGGTTGGCGCCGTCAAGTGTTTGCAGGCGTCGCTGGAGGCGATGAAAGCGGCTGAAACCAGTTCCATGGTGATGTTCAGCACCGTGGCTGTCGGCCAGGGGCTGCCAATGCACGCTTCGGTTGCCGCCGCCAAAGGCGCGGTGGAAGGGCTGACACGTTCGCTGGCCGCCGAACTGGCGCCGCAGATCCGCGTCAACTGCGTGGCCCCGGCACTGACCGACACGCCCTTGGCCGAACGTTTCCTGTCCAGCGAATCAAAACGCGAGGCGATGGCGGCGAGACACCCGCTGAAGCGGATTGGCGAAGTGGACGACATCGCTGCGATGGCCGAGTTTTTGATGAGCGAGCAAGCGGGATGGATCACGGGCCAAGTGATCGGAGTCGACGGCGGCATGTCCCGCCTACGCCCCTAA
- a CDS encoding M42 family metallopeptidase, producing MTIHDSARQFLMTALATPSPSGYEERVQAVVRDYISPHAAQTRTDVHGNLMAISPACDGPRLMYAGHCDQIGMLVSYIDELGFVYANTIGGWDPQQLVGQAMTIWSDDGPVNAVISRKPIHLLSPEERKDVVKLEQLWLDIGAEDQAAAQKVVRVGDCITLDLRHRPLLGDRISGPAMDNTTGMWTVVEAFRRAVADDNTLGCNLFSVSTVAEEIGLRGAKTAAGSINPDVAIAVDVTHASDCPTIDKTQQGDIRLGGGPVIVRGPNMNPLVVRRLMELAEEYKIPYQMSAVGRATPNDANVLQVHGGGVATGLVALPNRYMHSAVETISTSDIDHAAELLSLFARHLTASDDFTPRLDR from the coding sequence ATGACGATCCACGATTCCGCTCGACAGTTCTTGATGACCGCGCTCGCCACGCCTAGCCCTTCAGGTTATGAAGAACGCGTGCAAGCGGTGGTTCGCGATTACATCTCGCCACACGCTGCCCAAACGCGGACTGATGTGCATGGCAACCTGATGGCGATTTCGCCTGCTTGTGATGGCCCGCGTTTGATGTACGCCGGGCACTGCGACCAGATTGGGATGTTGGTGTCGTACATCGACGAGCTGGGCTTTGTGTATGCCAATACCATCGGTGGTTGGGATCCTCAGCAGTTGGTCGGGCAAGCCATGACGATCTGGTCCGATGACGGTCCGGTCAACGCGGTGATCAGCCGCAAACCGATTCATCTGCTCAGCCCCGAAGAGCGGAAGGATGTCGTCAAGCTGGAACAGTTGTGGTTGGACATCGGTGCGGAGGATCAGGCCGCGGCGCAGAAAGTGGTTCGCGTGGGTGACTGTATCACGCTGGACCTGCGGCATCGGCCTCTGCTGGGCGACCGCATCAGCGGCCCGGCGATGGACAACACCACGGGCATGTGGACGGTCGTGGAAGCGTTTCGGCGAGCGGTCGCGGACGACAACACGTTGGGCTGTAACCTGTTTAGCGTGTCCACGGTGGCGGAAGAAATCGGATTGCGAGGCGCCAAGACAGCTGCCGGTTCGATCAATCCCGACGTGGCCATCGCCGTCGACGTCACGCACGCCTCGGACTGTCCGACGATCGATAAAACGCAGCAGGGCGATATCCGGCTGGGCGGCGGCCCAGTGATCGTCCGCGGGCCCAACATGAACCCGCTGGTCGTGCGGCGGTTGATGGAGCTGGCCGAGGAATACAAGATCCCCTATCAGATGTCGGCGGTCGGCCGGGCCACACCGAATGACGCTAACGTACTGCAGGTCCACGGTGGCGGTGTCGCCACCGGGCTGGTCGCCCTCCCCAACCGTTACATGCACTCCGCCGTGGAAACGATCTCGACCAGCGACATCGATCACGCCGCGGAATTGCTCAGCCTGTTCGCTCGCCATCTAACCGCCAGCGACGACTTTACACCCAGGCTCGATCGCTAG
- a CDS encoding peroxiredoxin family protein, with protein MKYRFFATLFGLVAFISMASVAGMASVARAADSETKPDATGTADTESAETVEGEEEEVLAGHSYHGDFLNEGPRQAAYLMGGTGTVRFPITSEVPQTQAFIEQGIGQLYGFWYLEAERSFRHAAELDPNCAIAYWGAALATKSAPKRARGFIAEAVQRKDTVSKRERMYIEALDEYLNFGLKKDDTQSDDEEQKSKSLSRDEKKQRAEKYTKALEAIALEYPDDIEAKAFLALQLYDNRGELPNPSYLAVDGLLDKVFAAEPMHSAHHFRIHLWDNKKAEMALRSAALCGPASPRIAHMWHMPGHIYSKLKRYDDAAWQQEASARVDHAHMIRDRVLPDQIHNFAHNNEWLIRNLNNVGRVRDAIDLAKNMTELPRHPKYNTLDKRGSAYYGRLRLIETLSQYEMWHDAVELCQQACLQPTDKDKQQIERLRLLGSAAYMTANVQLADAALADLQQRLENKRAEQTKAGNEAAAEATEKAVDKAKVKQAGEQARRDAEASLAAAAEQPAAEQPEDKESGDSEPVENETVAADELIAQRVADAEQESRDQQLKAKSKEIDKARTAARKRLATPINDLVKAVAQVEAFRAIADEDWDAALPLLEKASRNVSPLLVAKVRLRCGDPAKAIADVNKEVDRNKNEVLPLAHLTELQFLAGDWDAAKQAFERLQEISASVDMQADIFQRLDVVAQRLGYEADWRAEPQLRDDLGERPDLDSLGPFRWQPSPAPSWKLTDAEDKLRTLDDYKNRPLVVIFYLGFGCLHCAEQLQAFAPMYEEFQEQGIEVLAISTEGKEDLRKSVKLYDGKPFPFPLTSDAGLETFKAYRAYDDFEDQPLHGTFLIDGDGKVRWQDIGFEPFMKPQFLLDEATRLLAPAAKAN; from the coding sequence ATGAAGTATCGCTTCTTCGCCACGTTGTTTGGGTTGGTCGCCTTCATCAGCATGGCCAGCGTGGCCGGAATGGCCAGCGTGGCTCGGGCCGCCGATAGTGAAACCAAACCGGACGCGACTGGAACCGCGGATACCGAATCGGCGGAAACGGTTGAAGGCGAAGAGGAAGAGGTGTTGGCGGGGCATTCTTATCACGGCGACTTTCTGAACGAAGGTCCACGGCAGGCCGCCTACCTAATGGGCGGTACCGGCACAGTGCGGTTTCCTATCACCAGCGAAGTTCCCCAGACCCAGGCTTTCATCGAACAGGGCATCGGCCAGCTGTACGGTTTTTGGTACCTCGAAGCCGAACGTTCCTTCCGGCATGCGGCTGAATTGGATCCCAACTGCGCGATCGCATACTGGGGGGCGGCACTGGCCACCAAGTCGGCGCCCAAACGAGCAAGAGGCTTTATCGCCGAGGCTGTGCAGCGCAAGGATACGGTCAGCAAACGCGAGCGGATGTATATCGAGGCGCTCGATGAGTACCTGAATTTCGGCCTTAAGAAAGACGACACGCAGAGCGATGATGAGGAACAAAAATCCAAATCGCTCAGCCGAGACGAGAAGAAGCAGCGGGCGGAAAAATATACCAAAGCGCTCGAAGCCATCGCATTGGAATACCCCGATGACATCGAAGCCAAAGCCTTCTTGGCGCTGCAGCTGTACGATAACCGTGGCGAACTGCCCAACCCCAGCTATCTGGCCGTCGATGGCTTGTTGGACAAAGTGTTTGCCGCCGAACCGATGCATTCGGCCCACCACTTTCGCATCCACCTGTGGGACAACAAGAAGGCCGAGATGGCACTGCGGTCCGCGGCCCTGTGCGGCCCCGCTTCGCCCCGCATCGCTCACATGTGGCACATGCCCGGCCACATCTATTCCAAACTAAAACGCTATGACGATGCCGCATGGCAGCAAGAAGCGTCCGCCCGTGTCGATCACGCACACATGATCCGCGATCGCGTGCTGCCGGATCAAATCCACAACTTCGCTCACAACAACGAATGGTTGATCCGCAACTTGAACAACGTGGGCCGGGTTCGCGATGCCATCGATCTGGCGAAGAACATGACCGAACTGCCGCGGCATCCCAAGTACAACACGCTGGACAAACGCGGCAGTGCGTACTACGGACGCTTGCGGCTGATCGAAACGCTCAGCCAATACGAAATGTGGCACGACGCCGTGGAACTGTGTCAGCAAGCTTGTTTGCAACCGACCGACAAAGATAAACAACAGATCGAACGTCTGCGTCTGCTCGGCTCGGCCGCTTACATGACCGCTAACGTCCAGTTGGCCGACGCCGCCCTGGCGGACTTGCAACAGCGGTTGGAAAACAAGCGGGCCGAACAGACCAAAGCTGGAAACGAAGCAGCCGCCGAGGCGACCGAAAAAGCCGTCGATAAAGCCAAAGTCAAACAGGCCGGCGAGCAGGCCCGCCGCGATGCCGAAGCGAGCCTCGCCGCCGCAGCCGAGCAACCGGCAGCCGAGCAACCGGAGGACAAGGAGTCAGGAGACAGCGAGCCGGTTGAGAACGAAACCGTCGCCGCGGACGAACTGATCGCCCAGCGCGTGGCCGATGCGGAACAAGAATCGCGAGACCAGCAGCTCAAGGCCAAGTCGAAGGAGATCGACAAAGCGCGAACGGCCGCTCGCAAACGATTGGCCACGCCGATCAACGACCTGGTCAAAGCGGTCGCTCAGGTGGAAGCCTTTCGCGCTATCGCCGACGAAGACTGGGATGCCGCCTTGCCGCTGTTGGAAAAAGCCAGCCGCAACGTTAGCCCCTTATTGGTTGCCAAAGTGCGACTGCGGTGCGGCGACCCCGCCAAAGCCATCGCGGATGTGAACAAAGAAGTCGATCGCAACAAGAACGAAGTACTACCGCTGGCCCACTTAACCGAATTGCAATTCTTGGCCGGCGACTGGGACGCCGCGAAACAAGCTTTCGAACGACTGCAAGAAATCTCCGCATCGGTCGATATGCAGGCCGACATCTTTCAACGGCTCGACGTGGTCGCCCAGCGACTGGGCTACGAAGCCGATTGGCGAGCCGAACCGCAGCTCCGCGATGACCTGGGCGAACGACCCGATCTCGATTCGCTGGGCCCGTTCCGTTGGCAACCCTCGCCCGCGCCCAGCTGGAAGTTGACCGACGCGGAGGACAAGTTGCGAACCTTGGACGACTACAAGAACCGCCCGCTGGTGGTCATCTTCTACCTCGGCTTTGGCTGTCTGCACTGTGCGGAACAGCTGCAAGCGTTTGCTCCCATGTACGAAGAGTTTCAAGAACAGGGGATCGAAGTCCTGGCGATCAGTACCGAAGGCAAAGAGGATTTGCGAAAATCCGTCAAGCTGTACGATGGCAAACCCTTTCCGTTCCCGTTAACATCCGACGCCGGTTTGGAAACGTTTAAAGCCTACCGAGCCTATGACGACTTCGAAGACCAACCGCTGCACGGCACCTTTCTGATCGACGGTGACGGCAAGGTTCGCTGGCAGGACATTGGCTTCGAACCTTTCATGAAACCCCAATTCTTGTTGGACGAAGCAACTCGCTTGCTCGCTCCCGCCGCCAAAGCAAACTGA
- a CDS encoding cold-shock protein — protein sequence MAEGKIKRLTDKGFGFISTDTGNDMFFHSSNVEGVSYEELREGQIVEYNVGHGPKGPRAENVRVIGD from the coding sequence ATGGCAGAAGGCAAAATCAAGCGTCTTACGGACAAGGGTTTTGGATTCATTTCGACGGACACCGGAAATGACATGTTCTTTCACAGCTCGAACGTCGAAGGCGTGAGCTACGAAGAACTGCGTGAAGGTCAGATCGTCGAATACAACGTAGGACACGGGCCCAAAGGCCCACGTGCCGAGAACGTTCGCGTTATTGGCGACTGA